One window of Acropora palmata chromosome 1, jaAcrPala1.3, whole genome shotgun sequence genomic DNA carries:
- the LOC141890226 gene encoding ankyrin repeat and SOCS box protein 7-like translates to MLRKRHRRRERVMENPVNARLREAVATGNVKVVRERINEGASTNHMDANGWTLLHLAASRGKERVLRVLLEKGGDAFARDFVGGFTALHYAAMHGRTRIAKLLLDFKGLDKEKLVDARSEDGWTPLHVAAHYGRDSFVQLLLESKGYVDALSDKGTTALQLAIIRERTSSIKVLLNWGANIDVQFGFPLRYAVIKANVNCVRMLVEHGALTSIKRPEDGQTPLHLAALRNSEPLARLLCKFGADIHAFNDEGLTPLAISQMMFNVNSSNKACLDFLISVSKNPRSLQESCRFVIRDALGAGRLGEITRLPVPNVIKDFILYKCD, encoded by the exons ATGTTACGAAAGCGACATCGACGAAGGGAAAGAGTCATGGAGAACCCCGTAAATGCGCGATTACGGGAAGCTGTTGCTACTGGTAATGTGAAAGTCGTTCGCGAACGCATCAATGAAGGTGCTTCTACGAATCATATGGATGCGAATGGCTGGACCTTACTTCATCTGGCAGCCAGTAGAGGAAAGGAGCGCGTTTTAAGGGTTTTACTGGAGAAAGGTGGCGATGCTTTTGCTAGAGATTTCGTTGGAGGCTTCACAGCCCTTCATTACGCTGCGATGCATGGTCGCACAAGGATCGCGAAATTGTTGTTAGATTTCAAAGGATTGGACAAAGAAAAGCTTGTCGATGCTAGGAGCGAAGATGGCTGGACACCTCTACATGTGGCAGCTCATTACGGGAGAGACTCATTTGTGCAGTTGCTGCTCGAATCGAAGGGGTACGTGGACGCTCTGAGCGACAAAGGGACAACAGCTCTTCAACTCGCCATTATTCGTGAAAGAACAAGCTCGATTAAAGTTTTATTGAATTGGGGAGCAAATATAGACGTGCAGTTCGGGTTTCCTTTGCGTTACGCGGTCATCAAAGCTAACGTTAATTGTGTTCGAATGCTTGTAGAACATGGAGCTCTTACGAGCATAAAACGGCCAGAGGACGGCCAGACTCCACTTCACTTAGCTGCACTTCGGAACAGTGAACCTTTGGCTCGTCTGTTGTGCAAATTTGGAGCGGATATACATGCTTTTAACGACGAAGGACTGACTCCTTTAGCCATATCACAGATGATGTTCAATGTAAACTCTTCAAATAAGGCGTGTTTGGACTTCCTTATAAGTGTTTCAA AAAATCCAAGAAGTTTACAAGAGTCTTGTCGATTTGTGATTCGAGATGCCCTTGGTGCTGGACGGCTTGGGGAAATAACAAGACTTCCTGTACCTAATGTGATCAAAGATTTTATTCTTTACAAATGTGATTAG
- the LOC141877450 gene encoding katanin p60 ATPase-containing subunit A-like 2, with protein MTQELSYMQLRTANEAREAEEQRLEQRKRTLLILILHCLREEGYVDTANALEKEGGVALTKYEVCDNIDLPTVLQEYESYHFVKFNRMPKIIKKKVTSADSRKVLPPKSKSLSLSSRSSSVSLPSINGSSGLDNTQSPSSTKRPSSDGKRKSTSSSTKQKLHQKNSSPPNNSSLTAVSSDLNLAGTSITNTTTRNSPNQVTHGKNVIIDMRAMLNNAIKGDYNAENDPSEKLLKPLGGFAGLTGEWRDLAAVISRDIYLHNPDVRWDDIIGLDAAKRLVKEAVVYPIKYPQLFTGILSPWKGLLLYGPPGTGKTLLAKAVATECKTTFFNISASSIVSKWRGDSEKLVRVLFELARFHAPSTIFLDELESLMSQRGIGGGGSEHEGSKRMKTELLVQMDGLARSDDLVFLLAASNLPWELDHAMLRRLEKRILVDLPTLQARQAMLQQYLPPLLHSGGGSVEIKTEIDYEKLAARTEGYSGSDIRLLCKEAAMRKVRKIFDLLESHHTEDEHGRSTPLPSLVIEPVKTKDVEAALKHTKPSARQLKDKYNDWQREYESV; from the exons ATGACACAGGAACTTAGTTACATGCAGCTTAGGACTGCTAATGAAGCCAGAGAAGCG gAAGAGCAAAGATTAGAGCAACGTAAACGAACGCTGTTGATACTTATCCTTCATTGCTTGAGAGAAGAAGG TTATGTTGATACAGCTAATGCTTTGGAGAAAGAAGGTGGAGTAGCTTTGACGAAATATGAAGTCTGTGATAACATCGACCTTCCAACAGTTTTGCAG GAATATGAGTCATACCATTTTGTTAAGTTTAATCGCATGCCAAAGATAATTAAAAAGAAGGTTACAAGTG CTGATTCCAGGAAGGTGTTACCCCCAAAGTCAAAGTCTCTCTCATTAAG TTCTAGAAGCAGCTCAGTCTCTTTGCCAAGCATTAATGGTTCATCAGGATTAGATAACACGCAATCACCGAGCTCTACTAAAAGACCAAGCAGTGAtggcaaaagaaaatcaacttCTAGCTCGACAAAGCAGAAGTTACATCAG AAAAACAGCTCACCTCCAAATAACAGCAGCCTAACCGCAGTTTCCTCTGATCTTAACCTCGCTGGCACTTCAATTACGAACACAACTACAAGAAATTCGCCCAACCAAGTTACACATGGGAAG AACGTCATAATTGACATGCGAGCCATGCTCAATAACGCCATCAAGGGAGACTACAACGCGGAAAACGACCCATCG GAAAAACTTTTGAAGCCTCTGGGAGGGTTTGCAGGGCTCACCGGTGAATGGAGGGATTTAGCAGCTGTGATCAGCAGG GATATCTATCTTCATAATCCCGATGTCCGATGGGACGACATTATCGGCTTGGACGCTGCAAAGAGACTGGTTAAAGAAGCAGTTGTTTACCCGATCAAG TATCCCCAACTCTTCACTGGCATTTTGTCGCCTTGGAAAGGGCTTCTCCTCTATGGACCACCAG GCACAGGCAAGACACTGTTGGCCAAAGCAGTAGCCACTGAATGTAAAACAACGTTCTTTAACATCTCCGCATCATCCATAGTCAGCAAGTGGAGAGGGGATTCGGAAAAACTTGTTCGG gttTTATTCGAGCTTGCTCGCTTTCATGCACCGTCCACGATATTTTTGGATGAGCTAGAGTCCCTGATGAGTCAGAGAGGAATCGGAGGCGGTGG AAGCGAGCACGAGGGAAGCAAACGAATGAAGACAGAACTCTTAGTGCAAATGGACGGCTTAGCGCGGTCAGATGATTTAGTGTTCCTCTTAGCCGCCTCAAACCTCCCATG GGAGCTTGATCACGCAATGTTGCGACGATTAGAAAAGCGAATTCTTGTGGATCTGCCGACGTTGCAGGCGAGACAGGCCATGCTTCAGCAATACCTTCCGCCATTACTTCACTCTGGAGGAGGCAGTGTGGAGATTAAAACAGAGATCGACTATGAAAAGCTGGCAGCA CGGACAGAGGGTTACTCAGGGTCAGACATTCGTCTTCTTTGCAAGGAAGCCGCCATGCGAAAAGTCAGGAAGATTTTTGACTTGCTGGAAAGTCATCACACAG